From a single Miscanthus floridulus cultivar M001 chromosome 8, ASM1932011v1, whole genome shotgun sequence genomic region:
- the LOC136475759 gene encoding T-complex protein 1 subunit eta-like, with amino-acid sequence MASMMQPQIILLKEGTDTSQGRAQVVSNINACTAVGDTVRTTLGPRGMDKLIHDDKGGVTISNDGATIMRLLDIVHPAAKILVDIAKSQDSEVGDGTTTVVLLAAEFLKEAKPYIEDGVHPHSLIRSYRTAGNMAIQRVKELAVSIEGKSLEEKKTLLAKCAATTLSSKLIGGEKEFFASMVVDAVLAIGNDDRLNLIGIKKVPGGTMRDSFLVNGVAFKKTFSYAGFEQQPKKFLNPKILLLNIELELKSEKENAEIRLSDPLQYQSIVDAEWNIIYDKLDKCVKSGAKIVLSRLAIGDLATQYFADRDIFCAGRVTEEDLQRVAAATGGTVQTSVNNIIDEVLGSCEVFEEKQVGNERFNIFSGCPSGQTATIVLRGGTDQFIEEAERSLHDAIMIVRRALKNSTVVPGGGAIDMEISKYLRQHARTIAGKSQFFVNSFAKALEVIPRQLCDNAGFDATDALNKLRQKHTSGEGANYGVDINTGGIADSFANFVWEPAVVKINAINAATEASCLILSVDETVKNPKSESAQGEAAAGAMAGRGGGAMRGRGGRGMRRR; translated from the exons ATGGCGTCGATGATG CAACCGCAGATCATCCTGCTCAAGGAGGGTACGGACACGTCGCAGGGGCGCGCGCAGGTGGTGAGCAACATCAACGCGTGCACGGCGGTGGGCGACACCGTGCGGACCACGCTGGGGCCCCGGGGGATGGACAAGCTCATCCACGACGACAAGGGCGGAGTCACCATCTCCAACGACGGCGCCACCATCATGCGCCTCCTCGACATCGTGCACCCCGCCGCCAAGATCCTTGTCGACATCGCCAAGTCACAGGACTCCGAG GTTGGTGATGGGACAACTACTGTGGTGCTTCTAGCTGCAGAATTCTTAAAGGAAGCAAAACCTTATATTGAGGATGGGGTGCACCCCCACAGTCTAATTCGCAGTTATAGAACTGCAGGCAATATG GCAATCCAAAGGGTTAAAGAGCTGGCAGTTAGCATAGAAGGAAAAAGCCTTGAAGAGAAGAAAACATTGCTAGCCAAGTGTGCTGCTACAACACTCTCTTCAAAACTTATAGGCGGTGAAAAAGAATTCTTTGCTTCTATGGTTGTGGATGCTGTCCTTGCCATTGGCAATGATGACAGGCTTAATCTTATCGGGATTAAGAAG GTTCCTGGAGGTACCATGAGAGATTCTTTTCTGGTGAATGGTGTTGCGTTCAAGAAGACATTTTCGTATGCTGGATTTGAGCAACAACCAAAGAAGTTCCTGAATCCGAAGATTCTTTTGTTAAACATTGAACTAGAATTGAAATCTGAGAAGGAAAATGCAGAGATCAG GTTATCTGACCCTCTGCAATACCAATCAATTGTTGATGCTGAATGGAACATTATTTATGACAAACTGGATAAATGTGTGAAAAGTGGAGCAAAGATAGTTCTGTCTCGGCTAGCTATTGGTGATCTTGCAACACAG TATTTCGCAGATCGAGACATTTTCTGCGCCGGCCGTGTCACTGAAGAAGATTTGCAACGTGTTGCTGCAGCAACTGGTGGAACTGTTCAAACTTCTGTAAATAATATCATCGATGAG GTACTTGGTTCCTGTGAGGTATTCGAGGAAAAGCAAGTGGGCAATGAAAGGTTCAACATATTTAGTGGCTGCCCTTCTGGTCAGACAGCGACTATTGTGCTCCGTGGTGGTACAGACCAG TTCATTGAGGAAGCTGAACGGAGTCTCCATGATGCCATCATGATTGTGAGGAGAGCACTTAAGAACTCGACAGTTGTGCCGGGTGGTGGTGCTATTGAT ATGGAAATAAGCAAGTATCTCAGGCAGCATGCGCGGACAATTGCTGGGAAGTCTCAGTTCTTTGTAAATTCGTTTGCTAAAGCCCTCGAG GTTATTCCACGTCAACTTTGTGATAATGCTGGATTTGACGCTACTGATGCTCTCAATAAGCTCAGGCAGAAACACACATCTG GTGAAGGTGCTAATTATGGTGTAGACATAAACACTGGCGGAATTGCTGATTCCTTTGCGAACTTTGTGTGGGAACCTGCTGTTGTAAAG ATCAATGCTATAAATGCTGCAACCGAAGCTTCCTGCCTTATTCTTAGTGTTGACGAAACAGTGAAAAACCCAAAG TCGGAGAGCGCACAAGGTGAGGCTGCAGCTGGTGCAATGGCTGGTCGTGGTGGAGGGGCAATGCGAGGACGTGGTGGCAGGGGCATGCGCAGGCGATGA
- the LOC136475762 gene encoding uncharacterized protein — protein sequence MKTERRARANHNAKPTEQDANEADQEKVGSPENKINTNVRIVNGVSARSLETKTKDLHPFILEGRKRNELGTCDSDDEMPKGKLCMKECHWLRDCVLFKE from the exons ATGAAGACAGAGAGAAGAGCTCGAGCCAACCACAATGCAAAGCCAACAGAACAAGATGCGAATGAAGCAGATCAAGAAAAG GTTGGCAGCccagaaaataaaataaacacaAATGTAAGGATTGTCAATGGAGTAAGCGCAAGATCCCTAGAAACAAAG acaaaagacctccatcctttcattcttgaaggcagaaagagaaatgagctgggtacttgtgactcagatgatgaaatgcctaagggcaagttatgtatgaaagaatgccattggttaagggactgtgttctctttaaagaatga